In Panthera tigris isolate Pti1 chromosome D2, P.tigris_Pti1_mat1.1, whole genome shotgun sequence, one DNA window encodes the following:
- the PBLD gene encoding phenazine biosynthesis-like domain-containing protein has product MKLPMFTVDAFTAKAFHGNPAAVCLLENKLDEDMHQKIAREMNLSETAFIRKLHPTDNFTQSSCFGLRWFTPATEVPLCGHATLASAAVLFYKIKNVNSTLTFVTLSGELTARRAQDGIILDLPLYPTHPQDFHEVDDLIKTAIGDTLVQDIRYSPDTRKLLVRLSDTYKRSFLENLKVNTQNLLQVENTGKVKGLILTLKGEPGGQSQAFDFYSRYFAPWVGVAEDPVTGSAHAVLSSYWSQQLGKKDMHAFQCSCRGGELEISLRPDGRVDIRGGTAIVLEGTLTA; this is encoded by the exons aAATTGGATGAAGACATGCATCAAAAAATTGCAAGAGAAATGAACCTCTCTGAAACTGCTTTTATCCGAAAACTGCACCCAACTGATAACTTTACACAAa gtTCCTGCTTTGGATTAAGGTGGTTTACGCCGGCGACTGAGGTTCCTCTCTGTGGCCATGCTACCCTGGCTTCCGCAGCTGTGCtgttttacaaaataa AAAATGTGAATAGCACTCTAACCTTTGTCACTCTGAGTGGGGAACTAACGGCCAGAAGAGCACAGGATGGTATCATCCTGGATCTGCCTCTTTATCCAACTCACCCCCAG GACTTCCATGAAGTGGACGACTTGATAAAG ACTGCCATAGGTGATACACTGGTCCAGGACATCCGCTATTCTCCAGATACCCGAAAGCTCCTTGTCCGGCTCAGTGATACTTACAAGAG GTCATTTTTGGAGAACCTGAAGGTGAACACACAGAATCTTCTGCAAGTGGAAAACACAGGAAAGGTGAAAGGACTCATTCTCACCCTTAAAGGAGAGCCTGGAGGGCAGAGCCAAGCATTTGACTTTTACTCCAGATATTTTGCACCGTGGGTTGGTGTGGCTGAAGACCCTGTAACAG GGTCTGCCCATGCCGTTCTCAGCAGCTACTGGTCTCAGCAACTGGGGAAGAAAGACATGCATG CCTTTCAGTGTTCCTGCCGAGGAGGAGAACTGGAGATTTCACTGCGTCCTGATGGACGAGTTGACATTAGAGGTGGCACTGCTATTGTTTTAGAGGGCACTCTGACAGCCTAG